In Spirosoma aureum, a single genomic region encodes these proteins:
- a CDS encoding lipase family protein gives MIRLKSLLSLLLVGGMLFLAPTSCKQDNGPDPVTNFPRVLTKSSLIGEYTADQLRSRFTGSSQILQAFVKYNISVYRLEYTTTNTDGKSITASGAVIIPTTTTAAPLLSMQHGTLAVEADAPSNYQSTSEIYTFGALFGSQGYIISAPDYIGYGASKATPHTYEQRNGLATSSLDMIRATRDFLNDKGVNWNKRLFIAGYSEGGYATLALQKKIEEETGSEFNLVASSCGAGAYDKPAFMKQIINETTSGVPSINRLYLWVLLTYDRLYGLNHPMSYYFKEPYATQITATGKDTDINVSLNLAFTDAFKQGINTGTDKTFLDAIQDNDIHDWKPKTPLRLYHGDADNTVFFLNSKNTYDAMIKRGATNVQLIPVQGANHATAILSYISGTYDFFSSLQ, from the coding sequence ATGATTAGACTGAAATCCCTTCTATCCCTTCTGCTGGTTGGTGGCATGCTTTTTCTTGCTCCTACCAGTTGTAAACAGGACAATGGCCCTGATCCTGTAACCAACTTTCCACGGGTACTCACAAAAAGTTCATTGATTGGTGAGTACACCGCTGATCAATTACGAAGTCGTTTTACGGGTTCGAGCCAAATTCTTCAGGCATTCGTTAAGTATAATATCAGCGTTTACCGGCTGGAATACACAACGACCAACACCGATGGTAAAAGTATTACCGCTTCGGGAGCTGTAATCATTCCTACTACAACCACTGCCGCTCCTTTGCTAAGCATGCAGCATGGCACCCTGGCTGTAGAGGCCGATGCGCCTTCGAACTATCAATCGACAAGCGAAATCTACACCTTCGGTGCGCTATTTGGCTCACAGGGATATATCATTTCGGCGCCGGACTATATTGGTTATGGTGCTTCGAAAGCTACGCCCCATACCTACGAACAACGAAATGGTTTAGCGACCTCTTCGCTTGATATGATTCGGGCAACGCGCGATTTCCTGAACGATAAGGGTGTCAACTGGAACAAGCGACTGTTCATTGCGGGCTATTCGGAAGGAGGCTACGCAACGCTGGCGTTACAGAAAAAAATTGAGGAAGAAACAGGCAGCGAGTTCAATCTGGTCGCGTCGAGCTGTGGGGCTGGTGCTTATGATAAACCCGCGTTCATGAAACAGATCATTAACGAAACGACGAGTGGTGTGCCCAGCATTAATCGGCTTTACTTATGGGTGCTGCTGACGTATGATCGACTTTACGGCCTTAATCATCCCATGTCTTACTACTTTAAAGAACCGTATGCAACCCAGATTACGGCTACCGGCAAAGATACTGACATAAACGTTAGTCTGAATCTGGCATTTACGGATGCGTTTAAGCAAGGCATCAATACGGGAACGGATAAGACGTTTCTGGATGCTATTCAGGATAATGATATTCATGACTGGAAGCCCAAAACACCACTTCGACTCTATCACGGTGACGCAGACAACACGGTGTTTTTCCTGAATTCAAAGAATACCTACGATGCCATGATAAAGCGCGGAGCTACCAACGTACAGCTAATTCCAGTTCAGGGAGCCAATCATGCTACGGCAATTTTAAGCTATATCAGCGGCACCTACGATTTCTTTAGTTCGCTTCAATAG
- a CDS encoding response regulator transcription factor, protein MPARILFVEDDVNLGFVIRDTLENVPFAVTHCVNGADAWAMFQAEPFDVCLLDVMLPQSDGFTLARQIRAINTQVPILFLSALSNKNDRLQGLRLGADDYLTKPFSIEELILKINVFLRRTASSKDVNHPLVVSTTLNRQNLTLTSNGQTQTLTHREADVMAYLLDRPNVLVRRDELLRAVWGDDDYFMGRSLDVFISRLRKRLANDPNIRIENVHGVGFVLRQ, encoded by the coding sequence ATGCCTGCCCGCATTCTGTTCGTTGAAGACGATGTCAATCTTGGCTTTGTTATCCGGGATACGCTCGAAAACGTGCCATTTGCTGTTACGCACTGCGTCAACGGCGCCGATGCCTGGGCTATGTTTCAGGCCGAGCCGTTTGATGTATGCCTGCTGGACGTGATGCTTCCCCAGAGCGATGGTTTCACCTTAGCCCGCCAAATCCGGGCGATCAACACGCAGGTGCCCATTCTGTTTCTGAGTGCTCTGTCCAACAAAAACGATCGATTGCAGGGGCTGCGTCTCGGGGCCGACGATTACCTTACCAAGCCATTCAGCATTGAAGAGTTGATCCTGAAAATCAATGTGTTCCTTCGCCGAACAGCTTCCAGTAAAGACGTTAATCATCCTCTCGTTGTATCAACAACCCTCAATCGACAGAATCTAACCCTTACCAGTAACGGGCAAACACAGACACTTACCCATCGCGAAGCCGACGTAATGGCTTACCTGCTCGATCGCCCAAACGTACTTGTTCGGCGTGACGAACTGCTGCGGGCCGTTTGGGGCGATGATGACTACTTTATGGGCCGTAGCCTCGACGTGTTCATCTCCCGGCTTCGTAAACGACTCGCCAACGACCCGAATATCCGCATAGAAAATGTACATGGTGTAGGATTCGTTTTGCGGCAGTAA
- a CDS encoding sensor histidine kinase: MSRLRLLVVLSVLSIIGILAVQAIWVRNAYALRERQFRQSAFIALQDVADDVARLNHFTLNRYAVTQLSADYFIVNTDAPIDPVTLEAFIQKSLQQHNLITDFEYGIYNCESDRMVYGAYVSTGSTTVTRSRNLPKSSRYTYYFGIRFPNQSGFVAGQLSGWLWSTVAVLLVVVFFGYTLAVVLKQRRLTEVQRDFINNITHELQTPVSTIRIAADVLQSDTIIQQPDRLKQYARVLSEESHRLQKQINNVLKLARSERQGFLLDRAEVDLHDIMTNAANAFTPYVMLDLTASTFILQADRYHLETILNNLIDNALKYCTTSPCVVLHTHNEHGSLVWSVSDNGTGIAREYHKAIFKQFFRIPAGHTHDVKGFGLGLYYVRRIVQAHGWNLKLDSQPGLGSTFTMSAGVNVQKANVLRIRTFTLSPFRS; this comes from the coding sequence ATGTCACGTCTGCGCTTATTGGTCGTTCTCTCCGTGTTATCCATTATCGGCATCCTGGCGGTGCAGGCAATATGGGTGCGCAATGCCTATGCTCTGCGCGAAAGGCAGTTTCGGCAGTCGGCATTTATTGCCTTGCAGGATGTGGCCGATGACGTAGCGCGCCTGAATCATTTTACCCTTAACCGGTATGCAGTCACGCAGCTTTCGGCCGATTATTTTATCGTCAATACCGACGCACCCATCGATCCTGTTACGCTCGAAGCATTCATACAGAAATCACTTCAGCAACATAATCTGATTACCGATTTCGAGTACGGAATCTATAACTGCGAAAGCGACCGCATGGTCTACGGGGCTTATGTCAGTACAGGCAGCACAACTGTCACCAGGAGCCGGAATTTACCCAAATCTTCCCGCTACACATATTATTTCGGCATTCGATTCCCGAACCAATCCGGTTTTGTGGCAGGACAATTGAGTGGCTGGCTATGGTCGACTGTAGCCGTACTGCTGGTCGTTGTCTTTTTTGGCTATACATTAGCTGTAGTGCTCAAACAACGCCGGTTGACGGAAGTGCAGCGCGACTTTATCAACAACATCACCCACGAACTACAAACACCCGTATCGACCATTCGGATTGCGGCCGATGTACTCCAATCCGATACGATCATTCAACAGCCCGACCGGCTAAAACAATATGCACGGGTTCTAAGCGAAGAAAGTCATCGTCTGCAAAAACAAATTAATAACGTCTTGAAATTAGCCCGGTCCGAACGCCAGGGTTTCCTGCTTGATCGCGCAGAGGTCGATCTGCACGACATTATGACCAATGCGGCCAATGCCTTTACGCCTTACGTAATGCTTGACCTGACCGCTTCTACGTTTATACTCCAGGCAGATCGCTATCATCTCGAAACGATACTGAACAATCTGATTGACAATGCATTAAAATATTGTACAACATCACCCTGCGTCGTTTTACACACGCATAACGAACATGGGAGCCTGGTCTGGTCGGTGAGTGACAATGGAACCGGTATTGCCCGCGAATACCATAAAGCTATTTTTAAACAGTTTTTTCGTATACCCGCTGGGCACACGCATGATGTGAAAGGATTTGGGCTTGGTCTGTATTATGTTCGGCGAATCGTGCAGGCTCATGGCTGGAACCTGAAACTTGACAGTCAACCCGGCCTGGGAAGTACGTTTACCATGAGCGCAGGGGTAAACGTACAAAAAGCCAACGTTTTGCGCATACGCACATTCACACTTTCACCGTTTCGCTCCTGA
- a CDS encoding S9 family peptidase: MNRFNQLLLCLFLSGSLFAQNQKRPLTAADYDRWQSVRSEKISNDGRWIAYQIDLQEGDGRLEVTSTGGSTNRTRYVFPRGYLAQFTPDSKFLVMKLKARAADTKKAKLKKRKPDEMPKDSLLVLNLSTGKPTKMPNVKSFAFGKEAGSWLAVVQERRDSREAPATKPVAQKDTLTPSPPVSTTTVATRKGPVKKPKGDDLTLLNLADGTRKTVRYVSNVVVSDNGRTVFYSKESANDSLKTGDAAVPGVFLFNTTNGQTALIDTSSKRKIYKGLAIDKTGDQLAWMASADSAGADVKVFTLYYKNLSPPAPPKGKASKTPAVVAPFRVVADTLATALPKGWSVNEFREPKFADDGKRLYFSTSPIPPKPTKDTLTPDDEKVRMDVWTWQDSRLQPMQQRRLKEEKERGFLTLYDLASGKVIPLANREVPTVTFDEKSSTRYLLGLSDLPYQVQASWDPGHTDLYLIDAQTGDKKRIANDVMASQPRMSPEGKYAYWFDERDSLWRAWSVLDGKRIDLTRGLPSKFFDEEHDTPNLPGSYGSAGWTTGDRYVWLYDRYDIWQIDPTGREKPTNLTAGWGRKNKIRLRRADIDSESDDSPGRRFGAIEKPIDPKTELFLTGIWESDKATGILKSKNGLAVAEPAVITRSNHHYFGLNKAKDAPIVTFYRGNYQEPINLFQTDTTLASPVQLTRVNLQQDSIRWGSVEIVNWIGTNGIKLEGLLFKPEGFDPKKKYPMLTYFYERNAETLNDYRAPAPSRSTINVPYCVSNGYLVFIPDIVYTTGQPGPNAYDCIVPGVLSLLDKGFVDRDRLGIQGQSWGGYQTAYIITRTNLFRAAEAGAPVANMTSAYGGIRWETGISRAFQYEKTQSRIGGTLWDKPMNYIENSPLFFANRIETPLMMTHNDADGAVPWYQGIELFSALRRLNKPVWMLVYNGEGHNLTQRHNAKDLSIRLYQYFDYYLKDAPMPSWMKEGRSAVEKDRGEMKY, encoded by the coding sequence ATGAATCGCTTCAATCAACTTCTACTCTGTTTATTTCTCTCAGGTTCCCTATTTGCTCAGAATCAAAAACGCCCACTCACTGCCGCCGATTATGACCGATGGCAAAGTGTGCGGTCTGAAAAAATCTCAAACGATGGTCGCTGGATTGCTTACCAGATTGACCTACAGGAAGGTGACGGACGCCTTGAGGTCACCAGTACTGGCGGCAGTACCAACCGCACACGGTATGTTTTTCCCCGTGGCTATCTGGCACAGTTTACGCCCGACAGTAAGTTTCTGGTCATGAAGCTAAAAGCACGTGCGGCAGATACCAAAAAAGCCAAACTGAAAAAGAGAAAGCCTGATGAAATGCCGAAGGATAGTTTGCTGGTGCTGAATCTGTCAACCGGTAAACCAACCAAAATGCCCAACGTAAAATCATTTGCGTTTGGTAAAGAGGCAGGCTCATGGCTCGCAGTTGTGCAGGAGCGCCGGGACAGTCGCGAAGCACCGGCTACCAAACCAGTTGCCCAGAAAGATACGCTCACACCCTCACCACCGGTTTCGACGACTACAGTAGCCACTCGAAAAGGACCGGTTAAAAAGCCCAAAGGCGACGATCTTACCCTCCTGAATCTGGCCGACGGTACACGCAAAACGGTTCGTTATGTCTCGAACGTGGTCGTATCCGACAACGGACGTACCGTATTTTACAGCAAAGAATCGGCCAACGATTCCCTTAAAACGGGCGATGCCGCTGTACCTGGAGTGTTTTTATTCAATACAACCAACGGCCAGACGGCTCTCATCGACACCAGTTCAAAACGAAAGATTTATAAGGGGCTGGCTATCGATAAAACGGGCGATCAATTAGCCTGGATGGCCTCCGCCGACAGCGCAGGTGCAGATGTTAAAGTGTTTACGCTTTATTATAAAAATTTGTCGCCCCCAGCTCCGCCAAAAGGGAAGGCGAGTAAAACACCGGCCGTTGTAGCGCCATTCCGTGTTGTTGCCGACACACTGGCAACGGCTTTGCCTAAAGGCTGGTCCGTCAATGAATTTCGTGAGCCTAAATTCGCGGACGATGGCAAACGGCTTTATTTTTCTACATCACCCATTCCGCCGAAGCCTACGAAAGATACGCTGACGCCCGATGATGAGAAGGTAAGAATGGATGTCTGGACCTGGCAAGACAGCCGTCTGCAACCGATGCAGCAACGACGACTCAAAGAAGAAAAGGAACGCGGTTTCCTGACGCTTTATGACCTCGCATCTGGCAAAGTGATCCCTTTAGCCAACCGGGAAGTACCAACCGTTACTTTCGATGAGAAGTCGAGTACCCGCTATCTGCTGGGCCTGAGTGACCTCCCCTATCAGGTTCAGGCATCGTGGGATCCCGGCCATACGGATCTGTATCTAATCGATGCGCAAACAGGCGATAAGAAGCGAATTGCAAACGACGTGATGGCTTCGCAGCCACGAATGTCTCCCGAAGGAAAATATGCGTACTGGTTCGATGAGCGTGATTCACTCTGGCGTGCGTGGTCGGTGCTGGATGGTAAACGCATCGATCTGACTCGTGGTTTGCCCAGCAAGTTTTTCGATGAAGAACACGATACCCCAAACCTGCCCGGCTCTTATGGATCGGCGGGCTGGACAACCGGCGACCGTTATGTCTGGCTTTATGACCGGTATGACATCTGGCAGATTGACCCAACTGGTCGCGAAAAGCCAACTAACCTCACTGCTGGCTGGGGTCGTAAAAACAAAATTCGGTTGCGCCGTGCCGATATAGATAGCGAGAGTGATGATTCACCCGGCCGTCGTTTTGGTGCTATTGAAAAACCAATTGATCCCAAAACCGAATTATTCCTGACCGGCATCTGGGAAAGTGACAAGGCAACCGGTATTTTGAAGAGCAAGAATGGACTGGCCGTTGCTGAACCGGCCGTGATTACACGTAGTAATCACCATTATTTTGGGTTAAATAAAGCCAAAGATGCGCCAATTGTGACCTTTTATCGCGGAAACTATCAGGAACCCATTAATCTCTTCCAAACCGATACCACACTGGCCTCGCCCGTGCAACTGACCCGCGTGAATCTGCAACAGGACAGCATTCGATGGGGCAGTGTAGAGATTGTAAACTGGATTGGCACGAACGGTATCAAGCTCGAAGGGTTACTCTTCAAGCCAGAAGGCTTCGACCCCAAGAAGAAGTACCCTATGCTGACGTATTTCTACGAGCGCAATGCCGAAACCTTAAATGACTATCGGGCTCCGGCTCCCAGCCGATCAACCATCAACGTTCCATATTGCGTTTCGAATGGTTACCTGGTGTTCATACCAGACATCGTATACACAACCGGGCAACCGGGCCCGAATGCCTATGATTGCATCGTTCCGGGTGTACTGAGCTTGCTCGATAAAGGTTTCGTTGACCGCGACCGGCTTGGTATTCAGGGTCAAAGCTGGGGAGGGTATCAAACGGCCTACATTATAACCCGTACCAACCTGTTCCGGGCAGCCGAAGCAGGTGCTCCGGTAGCGAACATGACGTCGGCCTACGGTGGAATTCGCTGGGAAACGGGCATTAGCCGCGCCTTCCAATACGAAAAAACACAAAGCCGGATCGGTGGGACACTCTGGGACAAGCCCATGAATTACATCGAGAACTCTCCGCTCTTCTTCGCCAACCGCATCGAAACGCCTTTAATGATGACGCACAACGATGCCGATGGAGCCGTTCCCTGGTATCAGGGGATTGAATTGTTTTCCGCGCTTCGTCGCCTGAACAAGCCCGTATGGATGCTGGTCTACAACGGTGAAGGCCACAACCTAACCCAACGCCACAACGCGAAAGACCTGAGCATTCGGCTGTATCAATACTTTGATTATTACCTCAAAGATGCACCGATGCCCAGCTGGATGAAAGAGGGACGCTCGGCGGTGGAAAAGGATCGTGGGGAGATGAAGTACTAA
- a CDS encoding DUF1573 domain-containing protein: MKRILFFGSLVLLMASVAMIAPSALFNWNKSTHDFGKIPQGKPVTAEFFFKNKGELPLVINHAQGSCGCTGVDYPKSAIMPGQSGTIKATFNAASPGAFNKTVSVESNAEGGVQTLYIKGEVTKEGASAQ; the protein is encoded by the coding sequence ATGAAACGTATCCTGTTCTTCGGTTCACTGGTTTTGTTGATGGCATCTGTTGCAATGATTGCTCCATCGGCGCTTTTCAACTGGAATAAGTCAACGCATGATTTCGGAAAAATTCCACAGGGCAAACCTGTAACGGCCGAATTCTTCTTTAAAAACAAAGGAGAGTTACCGCTGGTCATAAATCACGCTCAGGGCTCCTGCGGCTGTACGGGTGTCGATTATCCAAAATCAGCTATTATGCCTGGTCAGTCGGGTACTATTAAGGCTACGTTCAATGCCGCTTCACCGGGTGCTTTTAACAAAACCGTATCGGTAGAATCAAATGCTGAAGGTGGGGTGCAAACGCTCTACATCAAGGGAGAAGTAACGAAAGAAGGCGCTTCAGCCCAGTAA
- a CDS encoding glycoside hydrolase family 130 protein → MKNYKLRRLSDQPILKTSDVKPSVDGFEVLGAFNPAACLVGDEVILLLRVAEAPRGKEGFILVPLIEEQNGTPELAIKEFNEPAAPYDPRVVTLNGKVYLTSLSHLRIARSRDGIQFTIDENPFLFPARMDESFGIEDARITFLEGKYWITYTAVSEHGPGVGLAITTDFKTVERIGMILPPPNKDVALFPQRINDKYMLLHRPMVSDIGKPSIWLAESEDGVHWGNHRFLFGGRGLADNPFAWEGAKIGAGPEPILTDEGWLLCYHGADPTHSYSLALALLDKNDPAKVLDRSDAPMLTPELLWEREGFFPNVVFSNGWIQWPDGRIWVYYGAADSGVGVAELVRE, encoded by the coding sequence ATGAAAAATTATAAACTTCGTCGATTATCTGACCAGCCAATTCTAAAGACAAGTGATGTCAAACCTTCTGTTGACGGATTTGAGGTACTTGGTGCATTTAATCCCGCAGCCTGTCTTGTTGGCGATGAGGTCATTTTGCTGTTGCGCGTTGCCGAAGCACCCCGTGGTAAAGAAGGATTTATACTAGTGCCACTTATTGAAGAACAGAATGGCACACCAGAGTTAGCCATAAAAGAGTTTAATGAGCCAGCTGCGCCCTACGATCCACGGGTGGTTACGCTCAATGGTAAGGTCTATCTGACCTCATTAAGTCATTTGCGCATTGCCCGCAGTCGCGATGGCATTCAGTTTACCATCGACGAAAATCCGTTTTTATTCCCGGCCCGAATGGATGAGTCCTTCGGTATAGAAGATGCCCGTATTACGTTTCTGGAGGGTAAATACTGGATTACGTATACGGCTGTGTCTGAACATGGTCCGGGCGTTGGGTTAGCTATTACAACGGACTTTAAAACTGTTGAGCGCATCGGTATGATTTTACCCCCGCCCAACAAAGATGTCGCCCTTTTTCCGCAGCGTATCAACGATAAATACATGCTTCTGCACCGGCCCATGGTTTCTGATATCGGTAAACCATCGATCTGGCTGGCAGAATCGGAAGACGGCGTCCATTGGGGCAATCACCGTTTTTTGTTCGGAGGTCGGGGTTTGGCCGATAACCCATTTGCCTGGGAAGGTGCCAAAATTGGTGCTGGTCCGGAGCCGATTCTAACCGATGAGGGCTGGCTCCTATGTTATCATGGTGCCGATCCGACCCACTCCTACTCACTGGCTCTGGCATTGCTCGACAAAAACGATCCGGCTAAAGTGCTTGACCGCTCCGATGCACCCATGCTAACGCCAGAACTTCTCTGGGAACGCGAAGGCTTTTTCCCCAATGTCGTCTTTTCAAACGGGTGGATCCAGTGGCCCGATGGACGGATCTGGGTTTACTACGGTGCGGCTGATTCGGGCGTTGGCGTAGCCGAGTTGGTACGGGAATGA
- a CDS encoding winged helix-turn-helix transcriptional regulator, whose translation MRKLSSTNYFNQTFLEEKCALNELIHLLSKRWLTEVLFSIEEGNNRFSSIKEDLKLISDNVLADRLKLLEQYKLINRNDNFREVPARVEYSLTSIGEKLSEILDVLCKFSENEMEFPS comes from the coding sequence ATGAGAAAGTTAAGCTCCACCAATTATTTTAATCAAACATTTCTTGAAGAAAAATGTGCGTTGAACGAGCTTATTCATTTATTAAGCAAACGGTGGTTAACCGAAGTCTTATTTAGTATAGAAGAAGGGAATAACCGATTCTCAAGCATAAAGGAAGATCTAAAACTAATTAGTGACAACGTTCTGGCTGATCGCTTAAAGTTGTTGGAGCAGTATAAGCTGATCAATAGGAATGATAACTTTCGTGAGGTCCCTGCCAGAGTAGAATATTCGTTGACATCAATTGGTGAAAAACTGAGCGAAATACTGGACGTATTGTGCAAATTTTCAGAAAATGAAATGGAATTTCCCTCCTGA
- a CDS encoding aldo/keto reductase: MQYRKLGNSNLNISVITFGAWAAGGWMWGGTEKKEAIKAIQASYDAGVTSIDTAPIYGQGLSEEIVGEAIRDIPRDNVQLLTKYGMRWDLPRGDFAMKSKNTEGKPIDIYKYAGKESIIKECEDSLKRLGTDYIDLYQIHWPDKTTPIQETMEAVSLLIEQGKVLYAGVCNYNADQLVEASKYMNLVSDQVPYSMVKRSLEKEDLLYCREHNLSILAYSPLERGLLTGKMKPGYTFAPDDHRGSLYFFTDENLRRVNAFLETITPLARDKQVTIGQLVLKWTLEQPGITIALVGARNEKQALENVAAADVELTLSEIEFITNQLNGLTLIK, encoded by the coding sequence ATGCAATACCGGAAATTAGGAAATTCAAATCTTAACATTTCAGTCATTACGTTTGGAGCCTGGGCTGCCGGTGGCTGGATGTGGGGTGGTACCGAAAAAAAGGAAGCGATTAAAGCCATTCAAGCCTCGTATGATGCGGGTGTAACCTCCATCGATACCGCGCCAATCTACGGCCAGGGGCTCAGCGAAGAGATTGTTGGTGAGGCTATTCGGGATATTCCCCGTGATAATGTTCAGCTGCTCACCAAATATGGAATGAGATGGGATCTGCCTCGTGGCGATTTTGCCATGAAAAGTAAAAATACGGAGGGTAAGCCTATTGATATTTATAAATATGCCGGGAAAGAAAGCATCATTAAAGAGTGTGAAGATAGCTTGAAAAGGTTGGGTACCGATTACATTGACCTTTACCAGATTCACTGGCCCGACAAAACAACCCCTATTCAGGAAACAATGGAAGCAGTTTCGCTGCTTATCGAACAGGGAAAAGTACTGTATGCTGGTGTTTGCAATTACAACGCCGACCAACTGGTCGAAGCGTCAAAGTATATGAATCTGGTTTCAGATCAGGTGCCCTACAGCATGGTAAAGCGTAGCCTTGAAAAAGAGGATTTACTCTATTGTAGAGAGCATAATCTATCGATTCTTGCCTATAGCCCATTGGAGCGGGGCTTATTGACAGGAAAAATGAAGCCAGGGTATACATTTGCCCCAGACGACCACAGAGGTTCATTGTATTTTTTTACTGACGAAAACCTACGGCGCGTCAATGCCTTTCTTGAAACAATCACTCCACTTGCGAGAGACAAACAGGTGACAATTGGTCAATTGGTTTTGAAATGGACTCTTGAGCAGCCAGGAATTACTATTGCACTCGTTGGTGCCCGAAATGAAAAACAGGCGCTGGAAAATGTTGCTGCCGCCGATGTAGAGCTAACCCTATCAGAAATAGAGTTCATTACCAATCAGTTAAATGGATTGACATTAATTAAGTAG